The following proteins are encoded in a genomic region of Arachis ipaensis cultivar K30076 chromosome B02, Araip1.1, whole genome shotgun sequence:
- the LOC107626842 gene encoding uncharacterized protein LOC107626842: MVQPEGYSFGTNLVCKLEKALYSLKQAPHAWFLKLKGILKGFGVTSTTFDPCLFVKYSSLSIIYLLTYVNDILVTGTAVSEVNKLIVDLNKVFTLKNSRKMSFFLDIEAERSATGSLVLKLSKYVRDLLMRVDIVGARPMSTPMMRSLKLDTSGAVFDNLSLYHSMVGGLQYVTITRLDITFAVNKVSQFFHTPLEQYWKTVKHILRYLARTIDMGLEFHKSKNFRILAFCDSDGIANPVDRKSHRDTMCF; this comes from the coding sequence ATGGTGCAACCTGAAGGGTATAGTTTTGGCACCAATCTTGTGTGTAAGCTTGAAAAGGCATTATATAGTCTCAAGCAAGCTCCCCATGCTTGGTTTCTAAAGTTGAAGGGCATTCTTAAGGGCTTTGGTGTCACAAGTACCACCTTTGATCCATGTCTATTTGTCAAATACTCCTCCCTCTCTATAATCTATCTTTTAACATATGTCAATGACATTCTAGTTACAGGTACTGCTGTAAGTGAAGTGAACAAGCTGATTGTTGATTTAAACAAGGTCTTTACACTCAAGAATTCAAGAAAAATGAGTTTCTTCCTTGACATTGAGGCTGAGAGGTCAGCCACAGGCTCCCTGGTCCTTAAGCTATCTAAGTATGTACGCGATTTACTCATGAGGGTTGACATAGTTGGCGCTCGGCCTATGTCCACTCCTATGATGAGAAGTCTCAAGCTTGATACATCTGGTGCAGTCTTTGATAATCTATCATTGTATCACTCTATGGTAGGTGGATTACAATACGTCACCATCACAAGACTGGACATTACGTTTGCAGTGAACAAGGTCTCTCAATTTTTTCACACTCCCTTGGAGCAATATTGGAAGACTGTGAAGCATATTTTGCGATATCTAGCAAGGACAATAGACATGGGTTTAGAGTTTCATAAGAGTAAGAATTTCAGAATTTTGGCATTTTGTGATTCTGATGGGATAGCAAATCCGGTGGACAGAAAATCTCACAGGGATACTATGTGTTTCTAG